One Cryptomeria japonica chromosome 9, Sugi_1.0, whole genome shotgun sequence genomic window carries:
- the LOC131037818 gene encoding uncharacterized protein LOC131037818, whose translation MSSKIQTPASPDPSFSSMDPILLLLQLPYTALRVPRMRLKLPSLSLPSPMVVFALILITYFLVVSGFIYDVIVEPPGIGSTQDPVTGTVKPVVFLSGRVNGQYIIEGLSSGFMFVLGGVGVILLDLALDKHRARNVRISFAAAGVSSVAIAYIMSMLFVRIKIPGYMR comes from the coding sequence ATGTCCAGCAAGATTCAAACACCCGCATCTCCAGATCCCTCATTTTCTTCGATGGATCCAATCCTCCTCCTCTTGCAGCTCCCATACACAGCCCTGAGAGTCCCGCGCATGCGCCTGAAGCTGCCCTCACTATCTCTGCCCTCGCCCATGGTGGTGTTTGCCCTTATATTGATCACTTATTTCCTGGTGGTGTCAGGTTTCATCTACGATGTCATAGTGGAACCGCCTGGCATCGGCAGCACGCAGGATCCAGTCACGGGGACTGTTAAACCGGTGGTGTTTCTTTCAGGGAGAGTAAACGGGCAATACATTATTGAAGGGCTTTCATCGGGGTTTATGTTCGTGCTGGGTGGTGTGGGGGTTATTTTGCTGGATTTAGCGCTGGACAAGCACAGGGCAAGGAACGTTAGGATTTCTTTTGCCGCGGCTGGGGTTTCGTCCGTGGCGATTGCGTACATCATGAGCATGCTCTTCGTTCGCATCAAAATTCCTGGTTATATGCGTTGA